A region from the Pseudomonas sp. KU26590 genome encodes:
- a CDS encoding CitMHS family transporter codes for MTKDQTMLATLGVITILCLLAAVMSKRLSPLVALIALPIIAALIGGFGLQTSGFIITGIKNVAPVVGMFVFAILFFGVMTDAGMLDPIIDRILRTVGTRPTRIVVGTALLALLVHLDGSGAVTFLVTIPAMLPLYTRLGIDRRILACVAAMAAGVNFLPWTGPVLRSSAALHVPVSDLFQPLIPVQIVGLVFVFFCAWMLGRREEKRLGLGRFQTTAEHIDVVPQRVLTEQEAVLRRPRLFWLNLLLTIAVMGIMISGWVDPVVMFMVGTVLALCINYPNVDAQRARIDAHAKTALTMASILLAAGVFTGIMQGTGMLKAMAEVAVAQIPAGHGKLIPMVVGFLSMPLSLLFDPDSFYFGVMPVIAEVGRSLGVDPLQVAQASLLGVHTTGFPVSPLTPATFLLVGLCKVELADHQRFTIPFLFAASVLMTLTALLLGVF; via the coding sequence ATGACGAAGGATCAAACCATGCTCGCCACCCTCGGTGTCATTACCATCCTCTGCCTGCTCGCTGCCGTCATGAGCAAGCGCCTCTCGCCCCTGGTCGCCCTGATTGCCCTGCCCATCATCGCCGCGCTGATCGGCGGATTCGGTCTGCAAACCAGCGGCTTCATCATCACCGGCATCAAAAACGTCGCCCCGGTGGTCGGCATGTTCGTGTTCGCCATCCTGTTCTTCGGGGTAATGACCGACGCCGGCATGCTCGACCCGATCATCGACCGCATCCTGCGCACCGTGGGCACGCGTCCTACGCGGATTGTCGTCGGCACTGCCCTCTTGGCGTTGCTGGTGCACCTCGACGGCTCCGGTGCGGTGACCTTTCTGGTGACGATCCCGGCGATGCTGCCGCTGTACACACGGCTGGGCATCGACCGGAGGATTCTGGCCTGCGTCGCGGCGATGGCGGCGGGGGTGAATTTCCTGCCGTGGACCGGGCCGGTGCTGCGCTCGTCTGCGGCCTTGCATGTGCCGGTGTCCGACCTGTTCCAGCCGCTGATTCCGGTGCAGATCGTTGGCCTGGTGTTTGTCTTCTTCTGCGCCTGGATGCTCGGGCGGCGTGAGGAAAAGCGCCTGGGGCTGGGCCGCTTTCAAACCACGGCCGAGCACATCGATGTGGTGCCGCAGCGGGTGCTGACCGAGCAGGAAGCGGTGCTGCGTCGGCCGCGTCTGTTCTGGCTCAACCTGCTGCTGACCATCGCCGTCATGGGGATAATGATCTCCGGCTGGGTCGACCCGGTGGTGATGTTCATGGTTGGTACGGTGCTGGCGCTGTGCATCAACTACCCCAACGTCGACGCCCAGCGCGCGCGCATCGATGCCCACGCCAAGACCGCCCTGACCATGGCCAGCATTCTTCTGGCGGCGGGGGTGTTCACGGGGATCATGCAGGGCACCGGCATGCTCAAGGCCATGGCCGAAGTGGCTGTGGCGCAGATCCCGGCCGGCCACGGCAAGCTGATTCCGATGGTGGTGGGCTTCCTGTCGATGCCGCTGAGCCTGTTGTTCGACCCCGATTCCTTCTACTTCGGCGTGATGCCGGTGATTGCTGAAGTCGGCCGCTCCCTGGGCGTCGATCCTCTTCAGGTGGCCCAGGCGTCGCTGTTGGGCGTGCACACCACCGGCTTCCCGGTCAGCCCGTTGACGCCGGCGACCTTCCTGCTGGTCGGGCTGTGCAAGGTCGAGCTGGCCGACCACCAGCGCTTTACCATTCCGTTTCTGTTTGCCGCATCGGTGCTGATGACCCTGACCGCACTGTTGCTGGGAGTGTTTTAA
- the efeU gene encoding iron uptake transporter permease EfeU, whose protein sequence is MLVPFLIMLREGIEAALIVGIIASYLRQTGRGEWMPAVWIGVFLAVALALFVGGGLEMVSAEFPQKQQELFEGIVGLVAVVILSSMVVWMRKVARSVKHDLHQSLDAALAGSRNQTYALIGMVFFAVARESLETVFFLLAVFQQSEGVSGPLGALFGLIIAVCIGVAIYKGSMRLNLSKFFRYTGLFILVVAAGILSNSVRSLHEAGVWNHFQDVVFDISAILPMDGPTGSVLAGMFGYQDAPTVSVLVAYLAYLVFALVLFFKPQARVVSLPTRPAHEHGHTSSVTNSVTNK, encoded by the coding sequence ATGCTCGTTCCTTTTTTGATCATGCTGCGCGAAGGGATTGAAGCCGCGCTTATCGTTGGCATCATTGCCAGTTACCTGAGACAGACCGGCCGTGGCGAGTGGATGCCCGCGGTGTGGATCGGCGTGTTTCTGGCTGTCGCGCTGGCGCTGTTCGTCGGCGGTGGCCTGGAGATGGTCAGCGCTGAATTTCCGCAAAAGCAGCAGGAACTGTTCGAAGGCATCGTAGGCCTCGTCGCCGTGGTGATCCTGAGTTCCATGGTTGTGTGGATGCGCAAAGTCGCACGCTCGGTCAAACATGACCTGCACCAGTCCCTGGACGCCGCGCTGGCCGGGTCGAGAAACCAGACCTACGCGCTGATCGGCATGGTGTTCTTCGCCGTCGCCCGTGAAAGCCTCGAAACCGTGTTCTTTCTGCTCGCTGTTTTCCAGCAGAGCGAAGGCGTGTCCGGTCCGCTGGGTGCGCTGTTCGGTCTGATCATTGCGGTGTGCATCGGCGTCGCCATCTACAAAGGCAGCATGCGTCTGAACCTGAGCAAGTTCTTCCGCTACACCGGCCTGTTCATCCTCGTCGTCGCGGCGGGCATTCTGTCCAATTCCGTGCGTTCGCTGCACGAAGCCGGGGTCTGGAACCACTTCCAGGACGTGGTCTTCGACATCAGCGCGATCCTGCCGATGGACGGCCCGACCGGCTCGGTGCTGGCCGGCATGTTCGGTTACCAGGATGCGCCGACCGTCAGCGTGCTGGTGGCGTACCTGGCTTACCTGGTCTTTGCGCTGGTCCTGTTCTTCAAGCCCCAGGCGCGGGTGGTGAGTCTGCCCACCCGCCCGGCCCATGAACACGGTCACACTTCTTCCGTTACGAATTCAGTTACGAACAAATAA
- a CDS encoding acyclic terpene utilization AtuA family protein, producing the protein MKTLRIGSGAGYSGDRIEPAVELAEKGELDYLVFECLAERTIALAQQARLSDPEAGFDPLLSERMRRVLPFLGRGREAGQRRLRLISNMGAANPLAAAREVRRIAVELGLHGLKVAAVTGDDVLTVLKASPEQVLDNGATIASLGDRLISANAYLGAQGIVEALEADADVVITGRVADPSLFLAPQLFEFGWAADDWTRLGRGTLIGHLLECAGQITGGYFADPGVKEVPNLARLGFPLAEVDAEGRAVISKVDGSGGRIDTATCTEQMIYEVHDPAAYLTPDVTADFSGVSFHPVATNEVRAEGADGRARPQTLKVSVGYLDGWIGEGQISYGGPGALARAQLARDVVLERLQLTGVVFDDVRAELIGVDALHGGALGSRAAAEPWEVRLRVAARCADKAEAVRIGNEVETLYTNGPYGGGGATKGVRQVVAVASLLMPRDAIKAQVHLEDAS; encoded by the coding sequence ATGAAGACATTACGTATCGGCTCTGGCGCCGGTTATTCCGGTGATCGCATTGAGCCTGCGGTCGAACTGGCCGAGAAGGGCGAGCTGGATTACCTGGTTTTCGAGTGCCTCGCCGAGCGCACCATTGCCCTGGCGCAGCAGGCCCGGCTCAGCGATCCGGAGGCCGGTTTCGACCCGTTGCTGAGCGAGCGCATGCGTCGCGTGCTGCCGTTCTTGGGGCGCGGGCGCGAAGCGGGGCAGCGTCGGCTGCGGCTGATCAGCAACATGGGCGCGGCCAATCCGTTGGCGGCCGCGCGGGAAGTGCGGCGCATCGCTGTTGAACTGGGGCTGCATGGGCTGAAGGTCGCAGCGGTGACCGGGGATGACGTGCTTACTGTTTTAAAGGCGAGCCCTGAACAGGTGCTGGATAACGGCGCGACGATTGCTTCACTAGGCGACCGGTTGATCTCGGCGAATGCTTATTTAGGCGCGCAGGGAATTGTCGAGGCGCTGGAGGCCGATGCCGATGTGGTGATCACCGGTCGGGTTGCTGATCCGTCGTTGTTTCTCGCCCCGCAGCTCTTTGAGTTCGGCTGGGCAGCAGACGACTGGACGCGGCTGGGACGCGGCACCTTGATCGGCCACTTGCTGGAATGCGCCGGGCAGATCACCGGCGGCTACTTTGCTGATCCGGGGGTCAAGGAGGTGCCGAATCTGGCGCGCCTCGGGTTCCCCCTGGCTGAAGTCGACGCCGAGGGCAGGGCGGTGATCAGCAAGGTCGACGGCTCCGGCGGGCGCATCGATACGGCGACCTGCACCGAGCAGATGATTTATGAAGTGCATGATCCTGCGGCGTACCTCACCCCTGACGTGACGGCGGATTTTTCCGGCGTGTCGTTCCATCCAGTCGCCACCAACGAAGTGCGGGCGGAAGGCGCCGATGGCCGCGCGCGTCCGCAGACGCTCAAGGTCTCGGTCGGTTATCTCGACGGCTGGATCGGCGAAGGGCAGATTTCCTACGGCGGCCCCGGCGCCCTAGCCCGGGCGCAATTGGCGCGGGACGTGGTCCTGGAGCGTTTGCAGCTGACCGGCGTGGTCTTCGATGACGTCCGTGCCGAGCTGATCGGCGTGGACGCGTTGCACGGTGGGGCGCTGGGATCGCGGGCAGCGGCCGAGCCGTGGGAAGTGCGCCTGCGGGTCGCCGCGCGCTGTGCAGACAAGGCCGAGGCCGTGCGCATCGGCAATGAAGTCGAAACTCTGTACACCAACGGACCTTATGGCGGCGGCGGCGCAACCAAGGGCGTGCGCCAGGTGGTGGCGGTGGCGTCGCTGCTGATGCCGCGGGATGCCATCAAGGCGCAGGTTCATCTGGAGGACGCATCGTGA
- a CDS encoding DUF3142 domain-containing protein translates to MSTLFRWRGLAGGLIGLLITGLSSGTTSAAVDAREHDAFWLWSGVATQPVLDRAKTLYVLQGQISATRRDRQTAVLIAQGMSVTRLPQREVWIVYRAHTLRWPEPVYRQLLGQVQRWRDTGTAVAGVQIDFDARTRYLQDYVVFLKDLRQRLPPEVKLSITGLMDWSSNADSQAIGALKGVVDEVVVQTYQGRHSIPDYAAYLPRISRMGLPFRIGLVQAGEWQAPRYLQDSPWFRGYVVFLLNQK, encoded by the coding sequence ATGAGCACGCTGTTTCGCTGGCGGGGGCTTGCCGGCGGATTGATCGGTTTGCTCATTACAGGCTTGAGCAGCGGCACCACCTCGGCAGCGGTGGACGCCCGCGAGCATGATGCCTTCTGGTTGTGGAGCGGCGTGGCAACGCAGCCGGTGCTGGATCGCGCGAAGACCCTGTACGTGTTGCAGGGCCAGATCAGCGCAACCCGTCGTGATCGGCAAACGGCAGTGCTGATAGCCCAAGGGATGAGCGTGACGCGTTTGCCCCAGCGGGAGGTGTGGATCGTCTACCGCGCCCACACCCTGCGCTGGCCCGAGCCGGTTTACAGACAGCTACTGGGCCAGGTGCAACGCTGGCGGGACACGGGCACGGCGGTTGCCGGCGTGCAGATCGATTTCGATGCGCGCACCCGTTATCTGCAGGACTACGTGGTGTTTCTCAAGGACCTGCGCCAGCGCCTGCCGCCTGAGGTGAAGCTGAGCATCACCGGGTTGATGGACTGGAGCAGCAACGCGGATTCGCAGGCGATCGGCGCGTTGAAAGGCGTGGTCGATGAAGTGGTGGTGCAGACCTACCAGGGACGCCACAGCATCCCCGACTACGCCGCTTACCTGCCACGCATCAGCCGGATGGGCCTGCCGTTCAGGATCGGTCTGGTGCAGGCCGGCGAATGGCAAGCGCCCCGGTATTTGCAGGACAGCCCGTGGTTTCGCGGGTATGTGGTGTTTTTGCTGAATCAGAAGTGA
- a CDS encoding LysR family transcriptional regulator gives MKNSIQHIRAFLTVANTGSFAKAALELNLSPSALTVQVQQLEEWLGVALLARSPRQVSLTAAGQNNRGPMEKLLLDLDNIVSGSRDLAALRRGVVTIAALPSMCSGTLPPILKAFREQFPGVEVRLRDVVAQRIDALVREGEVDFGLGVRARMGHGLAFEVVMVDRLSLFVPVDHPLAQERSITLQALAGQPIILTGRDSSVRERVEQLFAEEGLVLTPGLEANYMSTVMALVRQGLGMTLLPESADEGRGDLTQVRVEHPGVCREIGLITRTGVSLSPAAQRFVETMKDALSPQLP, from the coding sequence ATGAAGAACTCGATCCAGCACATCCGCGCCTTTCTGACGGTCGCCAACACGGGCAGCTTTGCCAAGGCGGCGCTGGAACTGAACCTGTCGCCGTCTGCCCTGACGGTGCAGGTCCAACAACTGGAGGAATGGCTCGGCGTCGCGTTGCTTGCGCGCAGCCCGCGCCAGGTCAGCCTGACCGCTGCCGGCCAGAACAATCGCGGGCCCATGGAGAAACTGCTGCTGGACCTGGACAACATCGTCAGCGGCTCGCGGGATCTGGCAGCGCTGCGCCGGGGCGTGGTGACCATCGCCGCCCTGCCCTCAATGTGTTCCGGCACGCTGCCGCCGATCCTGAAAGCCTTCCGCGAGCAATTCCCCGGCGTCGAAGTGCGCCTGCGGGACGTGGTCGCGCAGCGGATTGATGCGCTGGTGCGTGAGGGCGAAGTGGATTTCGGGCTGGGCGTGCGGGCACGCATGGGTCACGGGCTGGCGTTCGAGGTGGTGATGGTCGACCGGCTCAGTCTGTTCGTACCCGTTGATCATCCGCTGGCACAGGAGCGCTCGATCACCCTGCAGGCGCTGGCCGGACAGCCGATCATCCTCACCGGTCGCGACAGCAGCGTGCGCGAGCGGGTGGAACAGTTATTTGCCGAAGAAGGGCTTGTGCTGACGCCGGGGCTGGAAGCGAACTACATGTCGACGGTCATGGCGCTGGTGCGGCAAGGCCTGGGGATGACGTTGCTGCCGGAATCCGCCGACGAAGGCCGCGGCGATTTGACGCAGGTGCGGGTCGAGCATCCCGGGGTGTGTCGGGAGATCGGGCTGATTACCCGGACGGGTGTGAGCCTGAGCCCCGCAGCCCAGCGATTCGTCGAAACCATGAAGGACGCCCTGTCACCGCAACTACCGTAG